In a single window of the Pseudomonas entomophila genome:
- a CDS encoding potassium transporter Kup produces MVQASSHAEGGHEGKQGTARSLGLLVAAVGVVYGDIGTSPLYTLKEVFTGGYGVQVNHDGVLGILSLILWSLLWVVSFKYVMFILRADNQGEGGTMALTALARRATAEYPKLRALVVGCGLVGASLFYGDSMITPAVSVLSAVEGMGLAFEGIDHWVVPISLVVLVALFLVQKHGTEKIGKLFGPIMVTWFVVLGALGVHGISQSPEVLKAFNPGWALNFFIVHPGMGVAILGAVVLALTGAEALYADMGHFGRKPIARAWFALVLPALVLNYFGQGAILLQNPEAARNPFYLLAPSWALLPLVGLATMATVIASQAVISGAFSLTRQAIQLGYVPRMQIQHTSSDEQGQIYIGAVNWTLMVGVVLLVIGFESSGALAAAYGVAVTGTMLMTTILVSAVMLLLWKWPPVLAVPLLVGFLLVDGLFFAANVPKIVQGGAFPVLAGIVLFVLMSTWKRGKQILVDRIDEGALPLPVFISSIRVQPPHRVEGTAVFLTARADAVPHALLHNMLHNQVLHSQVVLLTVVSEDRPRVPEHERFEVEAYGDGFFRVLLHFGFMDEPDVPAALKLCHLDDLDFSPMRTTYFLSRETVIASRLEGMSRWRGNLFAFLLKNANGNLRFFNLPLNRVIELGTQVEI; encoded by the coding sequence ATGGTTCAGGCAAGCAGTCACGCCGAGGGCGGGCACGAAGGCAAGCAGGGGACGGCGCGGTCGCTGGGCCTGCTCGTGGCAGCGGTCGGGGTGGTTTATGGCGATATCGGCACCAGCCCGTTGTACACCCTCAAAGAGGTCTTTACCGGTGGCTATGGGGTGCAGGTCAACCACGACGGGGTGCTGGGCATCCTGTCGCTGATCCTGTGGTCGCTGCTGTGGGTGGTGTCGTTCAAGTACGTGATGTTCATCCTGCGCGCCGACAACCAGGGTGAGGGCGGCACCATGGCGCTCACCGCGCTGGCGCGGCGGGCCACGGCGGAGTATCCGAAGCTGCGGGCGCTGGTGGTCGGCTGCGGCCTGGTCGGCGCCTCGCTGTTCTACGGCGACAGCATGATCACCCCGGCGGTGTCGGTGCTGTCGGCGGTGGAGGGCATGGGCCTGGCATTCGAGGGCATCGACCATTGGGTGGTGCCGATCTCGCTGGTAGTGCTGGTGGCGCTGTTCCTGGTGCAGAAGCATGGTACCGAGAAGATCGGCAAGCTGTTCGGCCCGATCATGGTCACCTGGTTCGTGGTGCTGGGGGCGCTGGGCGTGCATGGCATCTCGCAGAGCCCGGAAGTGCTCAAGGCCTTCAATCCGGGTTGGGCGCTGAACTTCTTCATTGTCCACCCAGGCATGGGCGTGGCCATTCTTGGCGCGGTGGTGCTGGCGCTGACCGGTGCCGAGGCGCTGTACGCCGACATGGGCCACTTCGGCCGCAAGCCGATCGCCCGCGCCTGGTTCGCCCTGGTGCTGCCGGCTCTGGTGCTCAACTACTTTGGTCAGGGCGCGATCCTGCTGCAGAACCCGGAGGCCGCGCGCAACCCATTCTACCTGCTGGCGCCGAGCTGGGCGTTGCTGCCGTTGGTCGGCCTGGCCACCATGGCCACGGTGATTGCCTCGCAGGCGGTGATTTCCGGGGCCTTCTCCTTGACCCGCCAGGCCATCCAGCTGGGCTATGTGCCACGTATGCAGATCCAGCACACCTCCAGCGACGAGCAGGGGCAGATCTACATCGGCGCGGTGAACTGGACGCTGATGGTCGGCGTGGTGCTGTTGGTGATCGGCTTCGAGTCTTCCGGTGCCTTGGCCGCCGCCTATGGCGTGGCAGTGACCGGCACCATGTTGATGACCACCATCCTGGTGTCGGCGGTCATGCTGCTGCTGTGGAAGTGGCCACCCGTGCTGGCGGTACCGCTGCTGGTGGGCTTCCTGCTGGTCGACGGGCTGTTCTTCGCCGCCAACGTGCCAAAGATCGTCCAGGGGGGGGCCTTCCCGGTGCTGGCGGGGATTGTGCTGTTCGTGCTGATGAGCACCTGGAAGCGCGGCAAGCAGATCCTCGTCGACCGTATCGACGAAGGCGCGTTGCCGCTGCCGGTCTTTATCAGCAGCATCCGCGTGCAGCCGCCGCACCGGGTCGAGGGCACGGCCGTGTTCCTCACCGCCCGTGCCGATGCCGTGCCCCATGCGCTGCTGCACAACATGTTGCATAACCAGGTGCTGCACAGCCAGGTGGTGCTGCTGACGGTGGTCAGCGAGGATCGGCCACGGGTGCCGGAGCATGAGCGTTTCGAGGTCGAGGCCTATGGTGACGGGTTCTTCCGGGTGCTGTTGCACTTCGGCTTCATGGACGAGCCGGACGTGCCGGCGGCGTTGAAACTGTGCCACCTGGACGATCTGGACTTCAGTCCGATGCGCACTACCTACTTCCTCAGCCGCGAGACGGTGATCGCATCACGCCTGGAAGGGATGTCGCGGTGGCGGGGGAACCTGTTTGCGTTCCTGCTGAAGAACGCCAACGGCAACTTGAGGTTCTTCAACCTGCCGTTGAACCGGGTGATCGAACTGGGGACTCAGGTCGAGATCTGA
- the rimO gene encoding 30S ribosomal protein S12 methylthiotransferase RimO, producing MSTTPATPKVGFVSLGCPKALVDSERILTQLRMEGYEVVPTYEDADVVVVNTCGFIDSAKAESLEVIGEAIKENGKVIVTGCMGVEEGSIRDVHPSVLSVTGPQQYEQVVNAVHEVVPPRQDHNPLIDLVPPQGVKLTPRHYAYLKISEGCNHSCSFCIIPSMRGKLVSRPVGEVLSEAERLVKAGVKEILVISQDTSAYGVDVKYKTDFWNGRPVKTRMLELCEALSSLGAWVRLHYVYPYPNVDDVIPLMAAGKILPYLDIPFQHASPKVLKSMKRPAFEDRTLARIKNWREQCPDLVIRSTFIVGFPGETEEDFQYLLDWLTEAQLDRVGCFQYSPVEGAPANDLGLEEVPDDVKQARWDRFMAHQQAISAARLQQRIGKEIEVLIDEVEEQGSVGRSFFDAPEIDGSVFIDGDHGFKPGDKVRCRIVDADEYDMWAEPI from the coding sequence ATGTCCACCACTCCCGCCACCCCGAAGGTCGGCTTCGTTTCCCTGGGTTGCCCCAAGGCCCTGGTCGATTCCGAACGCATCCTGACCCAGCTGCGCATGGAGGGCTACGAAGTCGTGCCCACCTACGAAGACGCCGACGTGGTGGTGGTCAACACCTGCGGCTTCATCGACAGCGCCAAAGCCGAGTCGCTGGAAGTGATCGGCGAGGCGATCAAGGAGAACGGCAAGGTCATCGTCACCGGCTGCATGGGTGTCGAGGAAGGCAGTATCCGTGACGTGCACCCGAGCGTGCTGTCGGTCACCGGCCCGCAGCAGTACGAGCAGGTGGTCAACGCCGTGCACGAGGTGGTACCACCACGCCAGGACCACAATCCGCTGATCGACCTGGTGCCGCCACAGGGCGTCAAGCTGACCCCGCGCCACTACGCCTACCTGAAGATTTCCGAAGGCTGCAACCACAGCTGCAGCTTCTGCATCATCCCGTCGATGCGCGGCAAGCTGGTCAGCCGCCCGGTCGGTGAAGTGCTGAGCGAGGCCGAACGCCTGGTCAAGGCCGGCGTCAAGGAGATCCTGGTGATCTCCCAGGACACCAGCGCCTACGGTGTCGATGTCAAGTACAAGACCGACTTCTGGAACGGTCGCCCGGTCAAGACCCGCATGCTCGAGCTGTGCGAGGCCCTGAGCAGCCTGGGCGCCTGGGTGCGCCTGCACTATGTCTACCCGTACCCGAACGTCGACGACGTGATCCCGTTGATGGCTGCCGGCAAGATCCTGCCGTACCTGGACATCCCGTTCCAGCACGCCAGCCCCAAGGTGCTCAAGTCGATGAAGCGCCCGGCCTTCGAAGACCGCACCCTGGCGCGCATCAAGAACTGGCGCGAACAGTGCCCAGACCTGGTGATCCGTTCGACCTTCATCGTCGGTTTCCCCGGCGAGACCGAGGAAGACTTCCAGTACCTGCTCGACTGGCTGACCGAAGCCCAGCTCGACCGCGTCGGTTGTTTCCAGTATTCGCCGGTCGAAGGCGCCCCGGCCAACGACCTGGGCCTTGAAGAAGTGCCAGATGACGTCAAGCAGGCGCGTTGGGACCGCTTCATGGCCCACCAGCAGGCGATCAGCGCCGCGCGCCTGCAGCAGCGTATCGGCAAGGAGATCGAAGTACTGATCGACGAAGTCGAAGAGCAGGGCTCGGTCGGCCGCAGTTTCTTCGACGCACCGGAGATCGACGGCAGCGTGTTCATCGATGGCGACCATGGCTTCAAGCCAGGCGACAAGGTCCGCTGCC